A stretch of Arachis hypogaea cultivar Tifrunner chromosome 15, arahy.Tifrunner.gnm2.J5K5, whole genome shotgun sequence DNA encodes these proteins:
- the LOC112748226 gene encoding uncharacterized protein, with translation MNETIALLKTSPVRLSDEVDEFTEYFHRLFWTFPPCVEAFKHCKSLIRIDSTHLYGKYGGTLLLAIAQDGNLNIFPVVFALIEGENAESWAFFLSHLCQLVTPKEGILVISDRHNSIKAALEAPDSGWLPPHEYRTYYIRHVAANFALSFKGQDARRLLVNVAYAKTEAEFDYWFDIMRTENPAMCDWANRLEYDKWTQHQDRGRRFDHMTTNISEFVNSVLKGTRNLPGTALVKSTYGRLAELFVV, from the coding sequence ATGAACGAAACCATTGCTTTGTTGAAGACTTCTCCAGTGCGTCTAAGTGATGAGGTTGATGAGTTTACAGAGTACTTTCATCGACTTTTCTGGACATTTCCTCCATGCGTTGAGGCTTTTAAACATTGCAAGTCACTAATTAGGATTGACAGTACGCATCTGTATGGGAAGTATGGCGGGACTTTGCTTCTGGCTATTGCGCAAGATGGAAACTTGAATATATTTCCAGTTGTGTTTGCACTTATTGAGGGGGAGAATGCTGAGTCGTGGGCTTTTTTCTTATCCCACTTGTGTCAACTTGTGACCCCAAAAGAAGGCATTCTGGTGATCTCTGACAGACACAACAGCATTAAGGCTGCACTGGAGGCACCAGACAGTGGTTGGCTACCGCCTCATGAATATCGAACGTATTACATTCGACACGTTGCAGCTAATTTTGCTCTCAGTTTCAAGGGTCAGGATGCAAGGCGGCTGCTCGTGAATGTGGCGTATGCCAAGACTGAAGCAGAGTTCGACTACTGGTTTGATATTATGAGAACTGAGAATCCGGCCATGTGTGATTGGGCCAACCGACTGGAGTACGATAAGTGGACCCAACACCAGGATAGAGGCAGACGGTTTGACCACATGACGACGAACATATCTGAGTTTGTTAACTCTGTATTGAAGGGGACACGGAATCTGCCGGGTACTGCACTTGTGAAATCCACATATGGGAGgttagcagaactttttgtcgtCTGA